GCTATTCCCCTGCCTGCTATTCTCCTTCCTGCTATTCTCCTTCCTGCTATTCCCCTGCCTGCTATTCCCCTGCCTGcttgtggtccaagtctgggtttaagggtattttccaagcttaaaaggataaacattcacattcaacaccatgggccagaaaaggttgaatacattgacCATGcggtcaatccagcatgacttctgccgccttcaaaacaactggaaactctgaACTGAGAAAtatcagacttcagtgagttcaagacaactgggaactctgaactGGGAAATATCAGACTTccgtgagttcaagacaactgggaactctgaactGGGAAATATCAGACTTGTGGTTCAAGACAACAAACTCTGAACTGGGAAAtatcagacttcagtgagttcaagacaactgggaactctgaactGGAAAAACATCAGATTCAGTGAGTTCACCATGGGAACTCTGAACTGGGAAATATCAGaccagtgagttcaagacaactgggaactctgaactGGGAAAtatcagacttcagtgagttcaagacaactgggaactctgaactGGGAAAtatcagacttcagtgagttcaagacaactgggaactctgaactGGGAAAtatcagacttcagtgagttcaagacaactgggaactctgaaaaaatacagctccgactgggaaaaaaaggtttgaacggtcatccagctcggaattccaagtcgggaactctggcttctttctagagctccaacctgaagatcactaacattatgattcaaccttgttttttcagagttcccagttgtcttgaaagcagtTGTCATGAATCCAgaaaatgccagactttgatgacaaagtttccaagatttgcccacaagaaggactgccgcaccaccttcctgttcaagtgagcacagcacaacggtgagtccaaaaatgtattgtatgctgctgcataagcGATGTAATATGCCAAGGAGAAATGTATACTGTAGCCaataaagtaatactaagtgtatgttattTAGTAAGCTGTTcatagcccatgtgcctcaccttaATTATTTGGTCTCTTTCCCCCTCATAActatagcctactgttctgacttggtggtgcacatgtagcctataacctgatttagagaaatgtcatcatcaagtattgtaagagctttcattgtctgcttatatatCCCCTGTACTTATCCTACTGTTCTGATTTGGAGTACAGGGAGAATACTATAAGAGCTGCCCATGTTCTGAATACATTTAAAAAGTgatgaacaaatagttatattgactacgttcatcttagctcgctcattaacGTCTTAATCGGAAATTAAGGATGGCCTCTTATCCTCTCATTGTTCCCTTACGCCATAGTTTGTAGATCTtaaaaccacatttgtttaagcatgtcagccatatcagctatgttttttaaaaaggcAATAAACGAGGCTGAATGaattgtttcgctgccagacaaggctccgctgatagccaggtgtagcggtggtaaggattcactccatggtgctgaaaagaaagctctgctgttgggacagctttatgtaggccctaacagtttgggacagctttatgtaggccctaacagtttgggaCAGCTtaatgtaggccctaacagtttgggacagctttatgtaggccctaacagtttgggacagctttatgtaggccctaacagtttggggCAGTTTGGGACAGCTTAAACAGTTTGGGACAGCtttaggccctaacagtttgggacagctttatgtaggccctaacagtttgggacagctttatgtaggccctaacagtttgggaCAGCttcatgtaggccctaacagtttgggacagctttatgtaggccctaacagtttggggCAGCTtaatgtaggccctaacagtttgggacagctttatgtaggccctaacagtttgggacagctttatgtaggccctaacagtttgggacagctttatgtaggccctaacagtttgggacagctttatgtaggccctaacagtttgggacagctttatgtaggccctaacagtttgggacagctttatgtaggccctaacagtttgggacagctttatgtaggccctaacagtttgggacagctttatgtaggccctaacagtttgggaCAGCTtaatgtaggccctaacagtttgggacagctttatgtaggccctaacagtttgtgggcaccgtttgtcaccattatagtgcaatgaatgtattgtttagcGTTGTGTTGtgactttgctggcatgcatctaaaaaacAATTAAAgatttgccccaccaagatttacatgctaaaatcgccactaccctggctatccgtaaaataaaaataattaaaaacaatTGTTgggtctggtttgcttaatataagtaaTTTGAAATCATTTATACAAATGCCTTTTAATttcgatacttaagtatattttagcaattacatttacttttgatacttaagtatatgtaAAACCAAATACGTTTACTCAAGTAGTACTTTACTGgttgacttttacttgagtcatttctttacttttactcaagtatgacatttgaTGACCTTTTTCCATCAATGGAATATTGAGGCCATCCGCTTGACGTGCGAAGGGAAGTACAGTTTTGAGTAACTTCCTGCTCCTTCCGGTTGGATTCGTGGGAACGACAAATAACCTGCCCTGCGCTTTGTTGTCAAGCACTGTATCCCAAACatagagacagaagagaagggTGCCAGGCTTTCAGCCACGGCTATATAAAGAATCTCTAGGCAAACTAACACAGCAAACAACGGAGGGACATCTGACAGCCAGGGATAGGCCGTTGCTGCTACCAGCTCTGTCTCACATCACAACATGGGTCGCTCCTCTTTATTATTAAGAAGATAACTCTCATCTGCAAACACTTAATATGCCATGGGCACAACTTTCACTTGGGATGCAGTTTTGTCCCctccagttttatcattggaatgtgatacaaaacgaggcaacggtgtgctttaggaccatgtggacGCCTCCAAttggtcgggtaggctgtttggagtgttaaTCCGACTGGATTATAAATGATGACCCCCCACAAAAAGTTGCACCCATGGAATATGCTATAACCAACATGAAATGTATGCCCCAaagggcaccatattccctataaagtgcactacttttaaccagagccctatgggccggGATCAAACATAAtgtactacaaagggaatagggtgccatattggATGTGGTTAATATGACTGTATTATGCCCTGGTTTATTCACAACCACTTCTCCGGAGTTATCTTCCATCTCAGGAGATGTACTCTAAATATCCCCACTAATGTACACCCACCCTGCATGTAGGGCTCTGTTAAATCTGTAAAGCTCATGTGTTACAGATTCCTCAATGATTGAGCCCTTAATGATTGAAGTTGCAGTATGTGACACACACTCACCTCACACTCCAGTAAAACCCCTGCTGAGTCAGCCCTTCACTGTAGACTGATGACTCAAAtgatgcgtgcgtgtgtgtgtgtgtgtgtgtgtgtgtgtgtgtgtgtgtgtgtgtgtgtgtgtgtgtgtgtgtgtggttgagagatCAGGCTGGCAGTGGGATTACTGTCTCCTGTTTGGTCTTTCCAGTCTGTAGCCCTGTAGGGTTGAGGatatcagagaggaagagagtggattATATTAAACAGAACGGAGGAGGACACCTTTAGAGCTCACCTGAACCTGGTCaggctttatttatttttttatttcatctttaaccaggtaggccagttgagaacaagttctcatttacaactgcgacccagCCAAGATAAAGCTTGGAGATGGATGAGGATTAGAGAGAGTGCTTACAGACACACTTGGCTAGTGTATAATAAAATGTAAAGATGGTAGAGAGATCACACATGGATGCAGGTacaagtatgcacacacacacatgcacgcagagACACATGCACGcagagacacatgcacacacacacacatgcacgcagagacacatgcacacatgcacaggcAGTCAGgtagccagacacacacagacagacaggttatcCCCTCCTAACAGAACGAGAGGAAAATCCTCAGCCTGTCCAGCATGTTCACACCAGTAATGAGTTCAGACATTCTCAGACGTCAGAGTATTACACATTCCAGGGAGAGGAGTGAAAGAGGAGATGAAGGAGAACgacagatgagggaggaagaggagatgaaagaggaaggggagggagagcgagagtcaGGACTTGAGAGAACTCAATCTGGAGGTGACTTGAGATGTGAAGAACTAtgaatatgtatgtgtgtgtgtctgcatgcattGTGTGACTCTTAGTTACCACAGTAAACAACTACAACCAGAAGGCACCTTGACACTTGTATCCCCTTTCACTTTCATCAGAGAACAGTGAACAAAACTACTATTGTGTAAATATACCTGTGTTCACATCATTGGGCTTACCTCTCTTTCAAAGTGGGGAGCTATGATCTCACCATCAGGCTAAGCAGAATATATGCACAATGTAGACATGCTGAAACTGAATCATGCAGATACATTATGTACTGTCAGCTATTGTACTGAATCATGTGTACTGTAGGCTATTGTACTGAATCAtgtgtactgtaggctactgtactgaatcatgtgtactgtaggctactgtactgaatCATGTGTACTGTAGGCTATTGTACTGAATCATGTGTACTGTCAGCTATTGTACTGAATCATGTGAACTGTCAGCTATTGTACTGAATCATGTGAACTGTCAGCTATTGTACTGAATTAtgtgtactgtaggctactgtactgaatcatgtgtactgtaggctactgtactgaatCATGTGTACTGTAGGCTATTGTACTGAATCATGTGTACTGTCAGCTATTGTACTGAATCATGTGTACTGTCAGCTATTGTACTGAATCAtgtgtactgtaggctactgtactgaatcatgtgttctgtagtctactgtactgaatCATGTGTACTGTCAGCTATTGTACTGAATCATGTGTACTGTCAGCTATTGTACTGAATCATGTGTACTGTCAGCTATTGTACTGAATCAtgtgtactgtaggctactgtactgaatCATGTGTACTGTCAGCTATTGTACTGAATCATGTGTACTGTCAGCTATTGTACTGAATCATGTGTACTGTAGGCTAATGTACTGAATCATGTAGCCTACATTGTGTACTttaggctactgtactgaaccATGTGTACAGTAGGATACTGTACTGAACCATGTGTACAGTAGGATACTGTACTGAACCATGTGTACAGTAGAATACTGTACTGAACCATGTGTACAGTAGGATACTGTACTGAACCATGTGTACAGTAGAATACTGTACTGAACCATGTGTACAGTAGAATACTGTACTGAACCATGTGTACAGTAGAATACTGTATTGAACCATGTGGTCTGTATGCTACTGTACTGAACCATGTGTACAGTAGGATACTGTACTGAACCATGTGTACAGTAGAATACTGTACTGAACCATGTGTACAGTAGAATACTGTACTGAACCATGTGTACAGTAGAATACTGTACTGAACCATGTGTACAGTAGAATACTCTACTGAACCATGTGTACAGTAGAATACTCTACTGAACCATGTGTACAGTAGAATACTCTACTGAACCATGTGTACAGTAGGATACTGTACTGAACCATGTGTACAGTAGAATACTGTACTGAATCATGTGTACAGTAGAATACTGTACTGAACCATGTGTACAGTAGAATACTGTACTGAACCATGTGgtctgtaggctactgtactgaaccATGTGTACAGTAGGATACTGTACTGAACCATGTGTACAGTAGGATACTGTACTGAACCATGTGTACAGTAGAATACTGTACTGAACCATGTGTACAGTAGAATACTGTACTGAACCATGTGTACAGTAGAATACTCTACTGAACCATGTGTACAGTAGGATACTGTACTGAACCATGTGTACAGTAGGATACTGTACTGAACCATGTGgtctgtaggctactgtaccaCATATCTCTCTCTGCTGGACATGCCCTGTAACTACAGTTACCTACGAGGTCTACAAACGTCAAACCAAACGTGTTGAACACAGTGCATGGAGAGCAGAGCTGACAGAGGCACAGTATTGTACACATGCTTTATTTAGGTGAATCCATTTTTAATTACTGCAGGAAAATTCTCACAgatttttttcttccttttttccCTTTTTTGCAATAAAACATTGTAAGGCCCTGTTGATCAACAATGGTTAGTGAAGgttaggaagagagggtgaggATAAGTGACTAGTTTGTTAACAGAAGGGATTGGACATCTGATGTTAGTGGAGAATAAAATAATATTGTTCAGGCGAAGGCTGTTGCCATAACGCTCTGCTgctaaaaaaatacattaaaacttCAAGAATATTTCAGTGAGTGCAGATTTTTCCTTTTGTCCAGTGTATTTTGCCTTTTGAACCCGGCACCCAAAATGATTTTTGCTACTACAAACTTTTAGAGTTGAGGACACCAATTACTCATTCTAATGTTGTTCGGGAGCCATGCACCTCCCATGCAGCATCAGAGGCCTGTTCAAGAGGATGTAATGTTACagaacgttcagatagaaatgtttTGAGTAGAACAAATCTGATTGCCTGTCAGATAGAACAGggaatcacgtcagctctattCATTCTACTTCAATCAACAACATTTAGAATGTTCCACATCACTGAATAGACCCCAGTTGATCCCCACCTGGCTGTAGCAGGAGAGTTCAGCTCAGCAGCCTCAGCTTAGAGGAGGATGAAGGTGCACCGAGACCCTGATCTGAGGTCAGTGTTGCATTCTTCCCCctgatggttaaggttaggtgagggtaagctgatcctagatctgagcCTTTGGGTGACTTCTACCCACAGCCCTCAACTCtcacagaggtcaggggtcaaaggGCTGCCAATAGTCATGAATCTGTTCACTCCTCCCTTCTACTTCTCTTCTTTACCTCTCCCTAAAGAGCAGAGGAAGTCCCACTGTTCTAGAGCGCATGAAGGCAATAAATTAAACTTGAACTGAAGGATGCATCCTCTGAGAGGGAGTTACTCAACAATCTTTCTCAGAAAACCCAATACAACCTCTTGGCACTAGTTTCTGTGTGTTGCAATGTGTCATTATACTGTGTAATAAATATATAACTGTGTAACAATCTATGTTTTGTAATGATTGGCTACTCGTGTAATCAATTACCTATGTTGAGCTATGTACAGTGGGGATGAAAGATACATAATTATTACAAGACCTGTAAATGGCTCGCTAACCTGCAGAAGAAATGGATAAAGTCATACATGTCACACTCAAACACAACATTTGGTTTATTTACTGTCACTCCATGAGAAGGTTCTCCATCATTCATGTAACATGTTTCACTTTTATATCCTGTTGGTCATTCAGCTAAAAAGCTGGCAAGCGTATCATTTTAAAGGAGAAAGAAAATTTTGAAATACAATATTGAATTCCTATCAGACAATGGAAGATTCGTGGATGGGTTGCCAGACTTGTTTGTGCTTTAGCCAACTCTTCTCTGTTTGTACTTTGTCATGCGATATGATAGAAGGGCtaaagcacaaacagacctggcaACTAAGCTAGCAAATGTATATACTCaaacaacaacagcaaagtaAGCATAGTTAAGAAGTGAATCAGAGTACACCCAAAACCCCaccccatcacccctccctaccacCAATAGGATGTGAagatcatgaccctgacatctgCATTCAAGACACTGCTCATATAAAAGATAGTGGATAAATGAAGATGTCCCACTCAGGCCTTTTACCATTGAATAAAATGGTCACAGTTCTGGTCTGCTTAAGGGGTGTtctcccatagacaccaatgtgataacagctgggtctggtctacttAGTTCATGGACTGCATATGAACCAGAAAAAATAAGGGAGTAGGATGTCTTGCTTCCTCTTTCGTCTCTGCTCATATCACAGGCTGTCAACAACCTGAGAGCAAGAAGAAGCATATAAAACAAAGATGGCCAAGAGAGTGGACCATCTTACAGCACCGTACATAGAGTTTGTTGGGACTGCACCATAAGGTTTGTCAGTTGTTTAAGGGAACATTATTGAAAGTTCAAAGTGAGAAAGGAAAATACATGCACCTATGATATCATCTGTTGTTAAATAAATACCATCTGTCATCTAACATGCAGTGTTAAAAGGTATCTTGACAGTGTTATTCCACCTAAAGGCTGAGCTTATAATGCCTTCATAGGAGAGAAAAAAGATCCAGATCTAATGTCTGTGGAAAGGACTGAACCCAGACTTCAAAAAGAAAGACAAAGAACGTCGCAGAGAATTGAGACCTGCTGCAATGCATTTTTCAAATAAGATTTTGTAAAACAAATTGGCAACTCCTGTTTCCAATTTCCCATTTTATTCACATACAAGGGAGCTGGTGGTTGACTGTTTCAGTctcacaattttttttaaatacaattttaCATATTTTTCCTGCAATCACAGACAGTTCATTGTGGTTGTgcaaggaagagaggagggagatgagttATTCTGTAATCTTCTCATCTCTCCAAGCAACTATTATTCTCAGCTGCCAAATCATACACAcaaacccttcctccctccatctcttcctctccccaaaCCCTCAACACACCACCACCTCTTGTTCTCCTGAGAAACAACCCTCTAAATGAACCCttcccttctctgtctcctcaaacaacaacattacagGCTTCTGACAAGACCGGGGTCTGACCAATGTCACCGTTCCACTTTTTCCTTTATCACTCCTTCacacctcctcttcttcctttcttctcttccctcctcctctctctcgtatTCTATCAGTTTTTCCGATAGCGGTTCTTAGGCTTGTCTCCGCATCCAGTGGCCTCGCAGGAGGACAGGCCGGGGGGGGCCTTGCCTGGGTTGATGCTGCTTAGAAGACCCGGCAGCTCACTGGTGATGGCCTTCTCGATCTTGTCCAGCAGGCAGCCACCTGAGTAGGAGCACTGGGCGGACAGGGATTTGAAACTGCCAATCGGATTCACACCAAAGAAGTCCTGGTAGGCTTCACGGTTGGGCAGGTCGAACTTGCTCACATTGGTCTTGGCCAGGATGGACTTGAAGATGAAGAACTTGTCCGGGTCGTCCACGATCTCCTTGAACACCAGGTCCGGGTCACTGAAGTAGCTCATCTTGTCCTTGAAGGTCTGAACGTAGCGGTCCACCAGAAGTGCATGGATGCGCACCCGGATGGCATGCTGGCGGATGAAGGCGATCTTGTTCTCCATGCGGTTCTCGATCACCTGGTTTAGGTCTTCCAAGAGGGAGATCTCCTCGCGCTTAAACAGCTCGCGACTGGTGTCGGGTGCGTAGTCGAAAGGCCAGAAAGAGCTGACGTAGACCCTTGGGGGCTCTGTGACGTTGATGAGGGGTGCTAGCGACCAGAAGAGGGCACCGTAGACACGCATCAAGTCCTGGGTGGCCAGGTTGTCTGCCTTGTTGAGGATGATGCGGATCTGGGACTCACGGCCCTTCAGCTGGCGGAAGagcatctccagctccaggcccACGTCCAGCTTGGTGGGGTCAAAGGTCACGAAGATGAGGTCGGCACGATCGATGAACCACTGGCACACATCGTTGAAGGGATAGcctggagggaggaggtagaaacaggGTCATTTAACATCAATATCTTGGACAGTCAGGAGTCATGTTTGCATGCCATTTAACACCAATGTCTTCGACAGTCAGGAGTCACGGTTGCATGCCATTTAATACCAATGTCTTCGACAGTCAGGAGTCACAGTTGCATGCCATTTAACACCAATGTCTTCGACAGTCAGGAGTCACAGTTGCATGCCATTTAATACCAATGTCTTCGACAGTCAGGAGTCAATTGCATGCCATTTAACACCAATGTCTTCGACAGTCAGGAGTCACAGTTGCATGCCATTTAACACCAATGTCTTCGACAGTCAGGAGTCACAGTTGCATGCCATTTAACACCAATGTCTTCGACAGTCAGGAGTCACAGTTGCATGCCATTTAACACCAATGTCTTCGACAGTCAGGAGTCACAGTTGCATGCCATTATGTCTTCGACAGTCAGGAGTCACAGTTGCATGCCATTTAACACCAATGTCTTCGACAGTCAGGAGTCACAGTTGCATGCCATTTAACACCAATGTCTTCGACAGTCAGGAGTCACAGTTGCATGCCATTTAACACCAATGTCTTGCGACAGTCAGGAGTCACAGTTGCATGCCATTTAACACCAATGTCTTCGACAGTCAGGAGTCACAGTTGCATGCCATTTAACACCAATGTCTTCGACAGTCAGGAGTCACGGTTGCATTCCATTTAACACCAATGTCTTCGACAGTCAGGAGTCACAGTTGCATGCCATTTAACACCAATGTCTTCGACAGTCAGGAGTCACAGTTGCATGCCATTTAACACCAATGTCTTCGACAGTCAGGAGTCACAGTTGCATGCCATTTGACATCAATATCTTGGACAGTCAGGAGTCACAGTTGCATGCCATTTAACACCAATGTCTTCGACAGTCAGGAGTCACAGTTGCATGCCATTTANNNNNNNNNNNNNNNNNNNNNNNNNNNNNNNNNNNNNNNNNNNNNNNNNNNNNNNNNNNNNNNNNNNNNNNNNNNNNNNNNNNNNNNNNNNNNNNNNNNNNNNNNNNNNNNNNNNNNNNNNNNNNNNNNNNNNNNNNNNNNNNNNNNNNNNNNNNNNNNNNNNNNNNNNNNNNNNNNNNNNNNNNNNNNNNNNNNNNNNNNNNNNNNNNNNNNNNNNNNNNNNNNNNNNNNNNNNNNNNNNNNNNNNNNNNNNNNNNNNNNNNNNNNNNNNNNNNNNNNNNNNNNNNNNNNNNNNNNNNNNNNNNNNNNNNNNNNNNNNNNNNNNNNNNNNNNNNNNNNNNNNNNNNNNNNNNNNNNNNNNNNNNNNNNNNNNNNNNNNNNNNNNNNNNNNNNNNNNNNNNNNNNNNNNNNNNNNNNNNNNNNNNNNNNNNNNNNNNNNNNNNNNNNNNNNNNNNNNNNNNNNNNNNNNNNNNNNNNNNNNNNNNNNNNNNNNNNNNNNNATGTCTGTCTTCACTCtacagtctcctgacccctccagccctacagcctgtctgtcttcactctacagtctcctgacccctccagcatgtctgtcttcactctacagtctcctgtcccctccagcctgtctgtcttcactctacagtctcctgacccctcctctacagtctcctgtcccctccagccctacagcctgtctgtcttcactctacagtctcctgtcccctccagcctgtctgtcttcactctacagtctcctgacccctcctctccagtctcctgtcccctccagccctacagcctgtctgtcttcactctacagtctcctgtcccctccatccctacagcctgtctgtcttcactctacagtctcctgacccctcctctccagtctcctgtcccctccagccctacagcctgtctgtcttcactctacagtctcctgtcccctccagccctacagcctgtctgtcttcactctacagtctcctgtcccctccatccctacagcctgtctgtcttcaCTCTACAGTCTCCTGTCCCGTCCTGTCCCctccagcctgtctgtcttcactctacagtctcctgtcccctgtcctgtcccctccagcctgtctgtcttcactctacagtctcctgtcccctccagccctacagcctgtctgtcttccctctagagcaggggtgtcaaagtcaaatggacggagggccaaataaaaaatttagctacaagccgagggccggactgttcgaatgttcattgaaaattttttaaatgacgctcattgtatgatacaatgataagctgtcagctcacctgtcgcgttttcctcttgcatctattcccgtatcttcgccaccagtccgctcctgtgtccacacatcgcaggtgctccgtcggttgtcaaacccacgagtttttcccaaggcagctccatctcatttacacatcttgacacctcttcatacaaatcatgccccgtagttgtgccatgcataggacgtaaagccaaaaactcctctgtcacgcttaggctggagtccactccgcggatgaaaattgacaactgggcaatgtcagaaatgtcggtgctctcatccacagccaaggaatatgcaatgaaatcttttccctttttcacaagctgctcttttagattgatggacaactggtctactctctcggcaatggtgtttctgctcagactcacatttaaaagagttgccttttttctgggcaaacttcgtcacaaactttaatcatgcagtttttgatgaaatccccctccg
This genomic stretch from Oncorhynchus masou masou isolate Uvic2021 unplaced genomic scaffold, UVic_Omas_1.1 unplaced_scaffold_1432, whole genome shotgun sequence harbors:
- the srl gene encoding sarcalumenin, translating into YPFNDVCQWFIDRADLIFVTFDPTKLDVGLELEMLFRQLKGRESQIRIILNKADNLATQDLMRVYGALFWSLAPLINVTEPPRVYVSSFWPFDYAPDTSRELFKREEISLLEDLNQVIENRMENKIAFIRQHAIRVRIHALLVDRYVQTFKDKMSYFSDPDLVFKEIVDDPDKFFIFKSILAKTNVSKFDLPNREAYQDFFGVNPIGSFKSLSAQCSYSGGCLLDKIEKAITSELPGLLSSINPGKAPPGLSSCEATGCGDKPKNRYRKN